The DNA sequence CCGCGAGGACGTCCTCAGGCGGGTTCATGGCGCGGCTCCAGGACCTTGCGCCGCAGCAGCGGCAGGGCCAGTGCGATCAGCACGCCGGGGATGATCGACGACCCGATCAGGATCGCCACGATCGCGCTGTGCGGCTGGAAGACCGTGGCGTCCGTGCTCGACACGTACCCGCCGAACGCCAGGATGAGCGCCCACAGGCCGCCGCCGAAGGCCAGCCCGAGCGTCTCCCCCGCGGTCCACACGCCGGCCGCGATCCCGGCGCGCGTCTCGCCGGTGCGCTCCTCCTCGGCCGTGATCAGGTCGGGCAGGATCGCCAGCGGGAACACCGAGATCCCCGCGTACCCGACCCCGCACAGCGCCACGAACACGAACGACGCGAACAGCGGGATCGACTGCGCGAACACCAGGCCCAGCAGGCCGATCGCGAAGGCCGCGGTGGCCAGGCGGAAGCCGTTGAGCTTGCCGACCCGGTCGCCCAGGCGCGGCCACAGCGGCATGGTGACCAGCGCCGGGCCGACGAAGATGACGAACAGGATCGTCCCGTAGCCCTCGCTGCCGAGGATCCGCTGGGCGAAGAACGGGATCGCGGCGAGCACCGTGCCGATGCCCAGCGCCTGGATGAAGTACGTCCCGAGCAGCCAGCGGAACGGCCGCCAGCCGGCCAGCGTCCGCACCAGCTCCTTGAGGCTCACCGTGTTGGGCCGCAGCGAGCCGACCGGCGCGTCCTTCAGCCCGAAGTACACCAGCAGCGTCGCGGCCAGCACGATCAGCCCGATCACCACCGCCATCACCCGGTAGCCGGTGACCCCGCCGATGCCGGTGCTGATCGCGGGGGCACCGCCGCCGCAGATCAGGATCGTCACGGCCAGCACGCCGATCCGGACGCTGGTGAGCTTCGTGCGCTCGGTCGCCGACTCGGTCAGCTCGGCGGGCAGCGCGTTGAACGGCACCTGGAACAACGCGTACGCCGTGGCGCACGTGGCGAAGGCGATCGCCACGTACAGCGCGTCCGGCAGCGGGCTCCCGAACCCCGGGTGGGCGAACATCGCGGCGAACAGGATCGCGACGCCGATGCCGCCGATCAGCAGGAACCGCCGCCGGCTGCCGGTCTTGAGCAGATCGGCGTCGGACAGCCGGCCGGCGATCGGGTTGAAGAGCACGTCCCAGGCCTTGGGCACGAACACGATCGCGGCGGCCCAGCCCGCGGGCACGGCCATCGTGTCGGTCAGGTACTTGACCAGGACGAGGCCGGGGACCGTCCCGAAGGACCCGGTGACGAACGAGCCGAGCGAATAGCGGAACCTCGTCCGGCCGGACAGCGTCGTCATGGTCCTCCTCGCAGAGCGGATCCCGATGCTGCGATCAGTAGTGGATCTCGGCCCGCACCGGGTAGTGGTCGGAGGGAATCGTGCCACCGTCGTAATGCACCAGCCGTACCGGGCCGACCTCGGCGCGTCGCACCGAGCCGACGTAGTCCAGCGAATCGCGGTAGGTCGCCGGGACGGACTTCGCCGCGGCCGGGTTGGTCGCCGCGTCGAAGGTGTACTCCCCCGCGCCGGTCGTGCGCAGCGTGCCGCCGAGCGCCGCTCCCCCCTGCTCGGCCTGGGTGCGCCCGGCCGCGTCGCGGCGGTCCTGCCCGGCCCAGTACTCGATGTTGAGGTCGCCGGCGACGGCCACGGCGTCCCCCGCCGGGACGCGGGCCGCCGTCAGGTCGCGGAGTTCGCCCAGCTGCGCCAGCCGGACCGCGTGCGCCTTGGGCAGCGTCTCGGGTCCCTCGTCGGCCTGCAGGTGGGTGCCCGCGAGCCAGAGCGCCTTGCCGTGCGCGAAGATCCGGACCAGCGCGGCCCCCTTATTCGACAGGTAGTCGGCGGTGCCGGAGTAGGAGTTCCGGTAGACGAGCTGGTGCCTCTCGGTGATCGGGTACTTGCTGAGGACGGTGACCCCGCCGTTGACGACGACCGGCGAGTTCGAGCAGTTCCCGCTCACCGACGTCCAGCCCGGCGACGTCGAACAGGACTGCCCGACCAGCGGCGTCCGGAACGGGTAAGCGTCCACGAGCCGGTCTCGCAGGTCCTCGGCCTGCGCGCTGAACGCTTCTTCGAGCACGACGACGTCGGTGTCCTGGGTGCGGATGACTTGTTCGGCGGCCTGCGCCCGG is a window from the Amycolatopsis sp. cg9 genome containing:
- a CDS encoding MFS transporter, producing MTTLSGRTRFRYSLGSFVTGSFGTVPGLVLVKYLTDTMAVPAGWAAAIVFVPKAWDVLFNPIAGRLSDADLLKTGSRRRFLLIGGIGVAILFAAMFAHPGFGSPLPDALYVAIAFATCATAYALFQVPFNALPAELTESATERTKLTSVRIGVLAVTILICGGGAPAISTGIGGVTGYRVMAVVIGLIVLAATLLVYFGLKDAPVGSLRPNTVSLKELVRTLAGWRPFRWLLGTYFIQALGIGTVLAAIPFFAQRILGSEGYGTILFVIFVGPALVTMPLWPRLGDRVGKLNGFRLATAAFAIGLLGLVFAQSIPLFASFVFVALCGVGYAGISVFPLAILPDLITAEEERTGETRAGIAAGVWTAGETLGLAFGGGLWALILAFGGYVSSTDATVFQPHSAIVAILIGSSIIPGVLIALALPLLRRKVLEPRHEPA
- a CDS encoding sphingomyelin phosphodiesterase; the encoded protein is MRRTAILAAAVVIAALTAAPARAADATVSVLSFNLWQLPWIANPNTSDKEARAQAAEQVIRTQDTDVVVLEEAFSAQAEDLRDRLVDAYPFRTPLVGQSCSTSPGWTSVSGNCSNSPVVVNGGVTVLSKYPITERHQLVYRNSYSGTADYLSNKGAALVRIFAHGKALWLAGTHLQADEGPETLPKAHAVRLAQLGELRDLTAARVPAGDAVAVAGDLNIEYWAGQDRRDAAGRTQAEQGGAALGGTLRTTGAGEYTFDAATNPAAAKSVPATYRDSLDYVGSVRRAEVGPVRLVHYDGGTIPSDHYPVRAEIHY